One window of Serinus canaria isolate serCan28SL12 chromosome 3, serCan2020, whole genome shotgun sequence genomic DNA carries:
- the FLVCR1 gene encoding feline leukemia virus subgroup C receptor-related protein 1: MVEDGGEEEAEGESGEVPAAAAPLQRCNGFLPGKEAAGGGREAGGGQRAAPEAEEMLAADGVRREARLETRLSRRRLAVLAVFSCYSLVNAFQWIQYSILSNVFSSFYGVSSREIDWLSMVYMVAYLPLILPATWLLDARGLRLTALLGAGLNALGAWLKCGSLAPQRYPLTLAAQAVCAVAQVFILGLPSRIASVWFGPTEVSTACAVAVLGNQLGTAIGFLLPPVLVPNTPNDIDLMAHNISIMFYGTAIVSTLLFFIAGVVFEEKPKYPPSHSQAVLQTKPPEDYSYKQSIINLFKNIPFILLLISYGIMTGAFYSVSTLLNQMIVTHYEGEEVNAGRIGLTLVVAGMVGSIICGLWLDYTKTYKQTTLIVYILSFIGLLVFTFTLDLGYLMVVFVTGGVLGFFMTGYLPLGFEFAVEITYPESEGTSSGLLNASAQIFGIIFTLVQGKLTTDYSPRAGNIFLCAWIFVGIILTALIKSDLRRHNVNSGIMNLDVKAVPVDSPVEPESTALKIQSDL; encoded by the exons ATGGTGGAGGACGGCGGCGAGGAGGAGGCGGAGGGGGAGAGCGGGGAGGTgccggcggccgcggccccgctgCAGCGCTGCAATGGCTTCCTGCCCGGCAAGgaggcggcgggcggcggccgggAGGCGGGCGGCGGGCAGCGGGCGGCCCCGGAGGCCGAGGAGATGCTGGCGGCGGACGGCGTGAGGCGGGAGGCGCGGCTGGAGACGCGGCTGTCGCGGCGGCGGCTGGCGGTGCTGGCCGTGTTCAGCTGCTACTCGCTGGTGAACGCCTTCCAATGGATCCAGTACAGCATCCTCAGCAACGTCTTCTCCAGCTTCTACGGCGTCTCCTCCAGGGAGATCGACTGGCTGTCCATGGTGTACATGGTGGCCTACCTGCCGCTGATCCTGCCTGCCACCTGGCTGCTGGACGCCCGCGGGCTGCGGCTCACAGCGCTGCTGGGCGCGGGGCTCAACGCGCTGGGCGCCTGGCTCAAGTGCGGCAGCCTGGCCCCGCAGCGCTACCCGCTCACCCTGGCCGCCCAGGCCGTCTGCGCCGTGGCCCAGGTCTTCATCCTGGGGCTGCCCTCTCGCATCGCCTCCGTCTGGTTCGGCCCCACCGAGGTCTCCACCGCCTGCGccgtggctgtgctgggcaacCAG CTTGGTACTGCAATTGGCTTCTTGTTGCCACCTGTTTTGGTCCCAAATACACCGAATGATATTGATCTTATGGCACATAACATCAGCATCATGTTCTATGGAACAGCGATAGTGTCCACACTTCTGTTCTTCATAGCAGGAGTTG tgtttGAAGAAAAGCCCAAATACCCCCCCAGTCACTCTCAAGCAGTCCTGCAAACCAAACCTCCCGAGGATTACTCCTACAAGCAGTCCATTATTAACTTGTtcaaaaatattccatttatACTTTTGCTAATCAGTTATG GTATTATGACTGGggcattttattctgtttccaCATTATTAAACCAGATGATAGTAACTCATTATGAG GGAGAAGAAGTGAACGCTGGGAGAATTGGCTTGACACTGGTGGTGGCAGGAATGGTGGGTTCGATTATTTGTGGTTTGTGGCTGGATTACACTAAAACATACAA GCAAACCACTTTGATTGTTTACATTCTCTCTTTCATTGGGTTGCTGGTATTTACCTTCACCCTGGACCTCGGATACCTTATGGTGGTGTTTGTGACTGGAGGAGTGCTTGG GTTCTTCATGACTGGCTATCTTCCACTTGGCTTTGAATTTGCTGTGGAAATTACATATCCAGAGTCTGAAGGCACTTCCTCAGGTCTCCTTAATGCATCAGCACAG ATATTTGGAATTATCTTTACACTTGTTCAAGGAAAGCTCACTACAGACTACAGTCCTCGTGCAGGAAACATCTTTCTTTGTGCTTGGATTTTTGTGGGCATTATTTTAACAG ccttaataaaatcagatttgCGAAGACACAACGTGAATTCAGGGATTATGAACTTGGATGTTAAAGCT GTACCAGTTGACAGTCCTGTAGAACCTGAGAGCACTGCATTAAAGATTCAGTCAGATTTATGA
- the TATDN3 gene encoding putative deoxyribonuclease TATDN3 isoform X1: MAGPVDCHCHLAAACFQPDVAAVVRAAEQAAVSALVVVSEQAGEFRSVVELSERFPGFVLPCLGVHPVQEISPEEQRSVTLKDLDAALPLIELYKDKLVGIGEVGLDFTPRFASTDEQKEGQRQVLIKQIELARRLDLPLNVHSRSAGRPTINLLKEQGATKVLLHAFDGKPSVAMEGVRAGYYFSIPPSIVRSEQKQKLVKQLPLENMCLETDSPALGPEKQVRNEPKNIYIAAEYIAKIKGIPVGEVIEVTTRNALKVFPKLQHFIRL, from the exons ATGGCGGGGCCCGTGGACTGTCACTGCCACCTGGCCGCGGCCTGCTTCCAGCCG GACGTGGCGGCCGTGGTGCGGGCGGCGGAGCAG GCGGCCGTGTCGGCGCTGGTGGTGGTGTCGGAGCAGGCGGGCGAGTTCCGGAGCGTCGTGGAGCTGTCCGAGAG ATTCCCAGGGTTTGTCTTGCCATGCCTGGGAGTTCACCCCGTTCAAGAGATTTCTCCAGAGGAGCAGCGCAGTGTTACTTTGAAG GATCTGGACGCTGCGCTGCCTCTTATAGAACTTTACAAAGACAAATTGGTGGGGATTGGAGAA GTTGGACTAGATTTCACTCCCAGATTTGCCAGCACCGATGAACAGAAGGAAGGACAAAGACAGGTTTTGATCAAGCAGATTGAGCTGGCAAGAAGACTGGATTTGCCATT AAATGTTCATTCCCGCTCAGCTGGAAGACCAACCATTAATCTCTTGAAGGAACAAG GTGCTACCAAGGTGTTGCTCCATGCCTTTGATGGGAAGCCATCTGTAGCCATGGAAGGGGTGAGAGCTGGATACTACTTCTCCATTCCTCCTTCCATTGTAAGGAGTGAACAG AAGCAGAAACTTGTGAAACAGCTGCCACTGGAAAATATGTGCTTGGAAACTGATTCTCCTGCACTGGGGCCTGAAAAACAG gtgAGAAATGAACCCAAGAATATTTACATTGCTGCTGAATACATTGCCAAAATTAAAGGAATTCCAGTTGGAGAAGTTATAGAAGTGACTACACGAAATGCACTAAAAGTATTCCCTAAACTTCAGCACTTTATTCGGCTGTAG
- the TATDN3 gene encoding putative deoxyribonuclease TATDN3 isoform X2 has protein sequence MAGPVDCHCHLAAACFQPDVAAVVRAAEQAAVSALVVVSEQAGEFRSVVELSERFPGFVLPCLGVHPVQEISPEEQRSVTLKDLDAALPLIELYKDKLVGIGEVGLDFTPRFASTDEQKEGQRQVLIKQIELARRLDLPLNVHSRSAGRPTINLLKEQGATKVLLHAFDGKPSVAMEGVRAGYYFSIPPSIVRSEQQKLVKQLPLENMCLETDSPALGPEKQVRNEPKNIYIAAEYIAKIKGIPVGEVIEVTTRNALKVFPKLQHFIRL, from the exons ATGGCGGGGCCCGTGGACTGTCACTGCCACCTGGCCGCGGCCTGCTTCCAGCCG GACGTGGCGGCCGTGGTGCGGGCGGCGGAGCAG GCGGCCGTGTCGGCGCTGGTGGTGGTGTCGGAGCAGGCGGGCGAGTTCCGGAGCGTCGTGGAGCTGTCCGAGAG ATTCCCAGGGTTTGTCTTGCCATGCCTGGGAGTTCACCCCGTTCAAGAGATTTCTCCAGAGGAGCAGCGCAGTGTTACTTTGAAG GATCTGGACGCTGCGCTGCCTCTTATAGAACTTTACAAAGACAAATTGGTGGGGATTGGAGAA GTTGGACTAGATTTCACTCCCAGATTTGCCAGCACCGATGAACAGAAGGAAGGACAAAGACAGGTTTTGATCAAGCAGATTGAGCTGGCAAGAAGACTGGATTTGCCATT AAATGTTCATTCCCGCTCAGCTGGAAGACCAACCATTAATCTCTTGAAGGAACAAG GTGCTACCAAGGTGTTGCTCCATGCCTTTGATGGGAAGCCATCTGTAGCCATGGAAGGGGTGAGAGCTGGATACTACTTCTCCATTCCTCCTTCCATTGTAAGGAGTGAACAG CAGAAACTTGTGAAACAGCTGCCACTGGAAAATATGTGCTTGGAAACTGATTCTCCTGCACTGGGGCCTGAAAAACAG gtgAGAAATGAACCCAAGAATATTTACATTGCTGCTGAATACATTGCCAAAATTAAAGGAATTCCAGTTGGAGAAGTTATAGAAGTGACTACACGAAATGCACTAAAAGTATTCCCTAAACTTCAGCACTTTATTCGGCTGTAG